In Oryza sativa Japonica Group chromosome 2, ASM3414082v1, the following are encoded in one genomic region:
- the LOC4330316 gene encoding rho GTPase-activating protein 5 — MAPSQIRFGHQIPFSRPDSDEEEEEDDEDEEVEEEEEEEEEEEYEGEEEEMEGEVPVSSPLMLPAARGGGGGGVSVVETVAAALRRSLLLCSSVRAAEDEGAAAAAAAAAGMQIGRPTDVRHVSHVTFDRFVGFLGLPADLEPDVPRPAPSASVSVFGVSPTSMQCSYDNRGNSVPTILLTMQKKLYQLGGLQAEGIFRINADNSQELHVREQLNMGVVPDGVDMHCLTGLIKAWFRELPSGVLDSLTPEQVMHCNTEEECALLASTLPPVEAALLDWAINLMADVVEHENYNKMNARNIAMVFAPNMTQMADPLTALIHAVQVMNFLKTLILKTVKGREETAMPSSAFPSSSGSPSDKDEPQALEHLDKPTICSTQQNNDFPMISGATLDHFLFRAEPLRHNDAQGSAGRPKKRDNKDHDNSSREFSPIDSDSSSQASNSASKFSNDNVEGLFDRFKFRKGVGRLCRHPVFQLSRSMKKSGEAGQACV; from the exons ATGGCGCCGTCCCAGATCCGCTTCGGCCACCAGATCCCCTTCTCCCGCcccgactccgacgaggaggaagaggaggacgacgaggacgaggaggtggaggaggaggaggaggaggaggaggaagaggagtacgaaggggaggaggaggagatggagggcgAGGTGCCGGTGTCATCGCCGCTGatgctgccggcggcgaggggaggaggaggaggaggggtgtcCGTCGtggagacggtggcggcggcgctgcggagGTCGCTGCTGCTGTGCAGCAGCGTGCGCGCCGCGGAGGACGaaggggccgcggcggcggcggcggctgctgcgggGATGCAGATTGGCCGGCCCACCGACGTGCGGCACGTCTCGCACGTCACCTTCGACCGCTTCGTGGGGTTCCTCGGCCTCCCCGCCGACCTCGAGCCCGACGTGCCCCGCCCCGCGCCTAGCGCCAG TGTGAGTGTATTTGGAGTTTCACCAACGTCCATGCAATGCTCATACGATAACAGAGGAAACAGTGTGCCAACAATACTATTGACCATGCAAAAGAAGTTATATCAACTTGGGGGGCTTCAG GCTGAAGGAATCTTCAGAATAAATGCAGACAATAGTCAGGAACTACATGTCAGGGAGCAACTAAACATGGGTGTTGTTCCGGATGGTGTTGACATGCACTGTCTGACGGGCCTCATAAAG GCATGGTTTCGTGAACTTCCAAGTGGAGTATTGGACTCATTGACTCCAGAACAAGTGATGCACTGCAACACTGAAGAAGAATGCGCTCTCCTTGCGAGTACTCTACCTCCAGTGGAAGCAGCACTACTTGATTGGGCCATCAATCTGATGGCAGATGTTGTGGAACATGAAAACTACAATAAGATGAACGCTCGCAACATTGCTATGGTTTTTGCACCAAACATGACTCAG ATGGCCGATCCCTTGACTGCTTTGATACATGCAGTTCAAGTGATGAATTTTCTCAAGACACTTATCTTGAAGACTGTGAAGGGACGGGAAGAAACAGCTATGCCATCAAGTGCATTCCCATCAAGCTCTGGTTCCCCAAGTGACAAAGATGAACCTCAGGCATTAGAGCATTTGGACAAGCCCACCATTTGTTCAACTCAGCaaaataatgattttccaatgATTAGTGGGGCTACTCTTGATCACTTCCTCTTTAGAGCAGAACCATTGCGTCATAATGACGCACAAGGTAGTGCTGGACGACCCAAGAAACGCGACAATAAGGACCATGACAACAGCAGCAGGGAATTTTCTCCCATAGATAGTGATTCAAGTAGCCAAGCCAGCAATTCTGCAAGCAAATTCAGTAATGACAATGTGGAAGGTTTATTTGACAGATTTAAATTTCGGAAAGGAGTAGGGAGGCTGTGCAGACACCCTGTTTTTCAGTTGAGTAGGTCCATGAAAAAATCAGGTGAAGCGGGACAAGCCTGTGTATGA
- the LOC107280018 gene encoding E3 ubiquitin-protein ligase EL5 codes for MDSPVSMPRRHSLSLFPFLSLSPLSLSSLFSSGHGRRGRPQRRRSGSSGEGGRGGGVDPEVLRSLLVTVYSHSMAAAAAAVKEEDDSIECAVCLAELEEGDEARFLPRCGHGFHAECVDMWLGSHSTCPRCRLTVIVSSPPLLSPVPPTPP; via the coding sequence ATGGACTCACCTGTCAGCATGCCACGTCgtcactccctctctctctttcccttcctctccctttctcctctttctctctcttcactTTTCTCCAGCGGGcatgggcggcgggggcggccgcAGCGGCGACGCTCTGGGAGCAGCGGGGAaggtggaaggggaggaggggtcgACCCGGAGGTGCTGCGGTCGCTGCTGGTCACGGTGTACAGCCacagcatggcggcggcggcggcggcggtgaaggaggAGGACGACAGCATCGAGTGCGCGGTGTGCCTCGCGGAgctcgaggagggcgacgaggcCAGGTTCCTCCCCCGGTGCGGCCACGGCTTCCACGCCGAGTGCGTCGACATGTGGCTCGGTTCCCACTCCACCTGCCCGCGCTGCCGCCTCACCGTCATCGtgtcgtcgccgcctcttcTTTCTCCcgtcccgccgacgccgccgtga